In Labilibaculum sp. DW002, the genomic window CGGCTAGTCTATTTCATAAAAAAAAGATTTACACAGCAACAATATCTTCTCTCATACTGTACAAAACAAATAAAACTTCTTCTTTCTCTCGCTGATCAATATGATTCATATCCAAAGCCTTCATCATATCAGATATTACAGCCAAGAACTCCGTATCGCTAATGTTTAAGCCTTTGTGTGTAGCGAGCATATCCATACCTTTGTATACACTTGGACCGCCCGTACCAGCAATAAAAAAAGTAGCTGCACCATTTTTCAATGTTGGCATATCCATCTTTGCATTTTCAAATCTCGTTGCAATTGCTGGATTTATTAGATGCAAATCTACAACGTCATTAGCAATCTTTGTTATTCCCTCTGTTCCACCTAATCGTTCATAAAGTGATCCTTCCATCTCTCGTCCTCCTGTTTTTAGTGAATAGACAAGAAGTTAAGGATTTGACAAAGCAAAGTCAATAAGCATATCTTATTTAGACCGTAAGGCACAACACAAATGCATCTCCTACTTGTTAACCGCATTTCGCCAACTAATATCGCAGGCTTCATTTAAGATCGTATACACATCGTACTCATTAAATTGATTCCGGTTTTGCAACTGATCACGAAAATTATCAGCATACATGTTCATATAGGAAAAATCGCCTCCCGAAGCCAAAAGGTTCTGTGCATAAGGCGTAAATAATTTCACAAGCTCTTCTCTTACTTCTTCTTTGCTACTCTGCTTGTTTATTGCTGATAAATCAATCATACGATAATGTTTTTTCTATTTGAATAATGCGGCTCGAATTTAATGAAATTATATGAATGAGCGACTGCCAAAGGGCTAATCAGGATCTACAACAACAAGTAAAATTAACTTTAATCTAATTCTTACAGGTTATTTAAATACTTTCTTAATTTACCTGAATTATTATTTCATAATTAAATAATATGTAAATTCACCTAGCTTTCTTACCTAATACGTTTATAGATCAATAGTAGATGTAACAGGCTTATTTATTCATCAAACAAAACCAAAATGAGTTTAAAAAAAGCAATAAAGATAATATTATTTGGGTTTTTAATCAGCTCAATTACAGCAGGTATATATTTCATTTATAATGTCTCTCAACAATTTAATAAACTTGAACAAGGGACAGCTTATTTGTTCAACAAGACCGATACGATTCCTTTCACCTACTCCACATCTGGTCATATTCTAATAGATGTAAAAATAAGCAATAGCGATCAATCCTATCCTTTCATGTTGGATTGTGGGGCGGCTAATTTCATTTTTAAAGGTCGATTTAGTGAAGATTTTTTTCATAATAATGGCTTCGGAATTGGGATAGGATCAAAGGGAAACTTTTTTACCTCCAAAATAAAAAGTATTGATTCTTTAAAAATTGGGACAACCAAATTTCATGATTTAAATGCAAAAGAAATCGAATTTAACCACGATTGCTCTCAAGAAATATACGGATTGATAGGAACAGGTATTATGCATCATTTCGAATGGAATATTGATTTTGAAAAAAAAATAATTGTACTCTCTAAAAATATCGATGATTTTAATATTGATGAAAGTGCAATAAAAATACCATTAAGCATTAATTCCCGCAGTCATCATTTAAGAACATCCATTTTATTCGGAAAAAATAAAAAAGCACATGAAGTATTGGTTGATATTGGAAACAGTGGAACTCTGCTTATGAAGGAGGATCTGATAATTAAGGATTCTTTAAACGCAAAATCTATTATTATAGCAGGTGAAATTTCAAGTGGACTTGGGAAAGCCGATGTTAAAAATCAAATTGAAAAAATCTATTTGATAGATAGTATGCTTTTCAATAACACTGATTATAAAATCTCATCTATACCAATTCAAACAAGTACTAATGCATTAAGTTTGCTAGGTCTAGGTTTCTTTGAGCAATACAAAACTACATTAAGTTGGAAAACAAAAACATTGTATTTACAGCCTTACAAAACCGAACAGAATTTTATTTGGGAGACTTTTGGAATTAAAATTGAATATGATGACGATTTAGAAAAAGTAAGGATTAGTAATGTTATTGAAGAGTCCGCTGCATTTTACGCTGAAATTCCAATTAATACTGAGGTGATATCAATTAATAATATTTCGCTAGATAATGAAAAATCACTTTGCGATTTCAAATCACAAAAACATGGAAAATACATGAATTTAGTTCTTTTAATTAATGGCATTGAGCAAGAATATCAATTGGAAAAGGAACCTGTGTTTGAATAGGACATTACAACCAGAAAAAGGTTACCTACATAGGTCTTGATAGGTAAGTGACAGTTGTCGGAAGTCGAAAAAATAAGTAAGACAGCTTGTGCAAATAATTAAACTTATAGAATATGTCATTAAAGAAGAGTGTTTTCGTTTTACTCATTTTAAGCATTATCCCCATATTAATGGGCTATGATTCTCAGTTATCTACTCATTATGAGCATTTATTAGCAAATCAGCAGCATCCTAGCTACTATGTTGACATTTTTAACTTTTGTTTTAGCCTGCCTGCTTCGATAGGCTTACTCGTTGGTGCTTTTGCTGTTGACAAATGGAATGTAAGGAAGTTCGTAACGATCATTCTTGCACTACTTTCCGCATCGAGCTTACTCCTACAATTTCTTGATTCTTATGGTTTTCTTCTATCTCAAAGGTTTGTCTTAGGCTTTTCATCGGGTTTCTTGCTAATTAGCTGTAAGGTGTTTATTACAGATATTGCCGATCCAAAACACAGGGGGAAATTCTTATTCTTTTTCTTGGGCGCATCAACGATTGGATTTGTTTCTTTTCAAATTTTCAACTCTTATTTTTATGAAATATTGGCCGATTTCTCTTATGCCAGTCTTCAAATTCCATTTATTATTCTTCCTTTATTCTTATTTTTTATAATTCGATATTTACCCAATAATTCGAGTGTGCCTAAAAATAACTTGTATTCTCTTAAATACTTATTTAAGCCAAAACAGAGGGTCTTGATCTTGATAATGGTACTTGTTGCCACACTAACTACATTCGCTAATTGGAATCTTTATTTTTACGTTTCTAGTCAGATTATTTTTGAGCAACAAAATGATTTACTAGGTTTGCTTCCAACTTTCACAGGAATTGCAGGAACAATTTTCGGTTTCATCTTTATCGACATTTTTGGTAGAAGAGGGCTTCTAAAATTTGGAATAATTGCTCTAATTATTTGTTCTGCAACTAATCTTGTTGTTTCGCTAATTACAGCTGAACCCTTACTTATTTTTGGCTTTCTTTATTTATATTCTTTTTTATTCTCCTTTACAATTCTCTCTACCGGTTTTATAATCATCCTAGAATATTTACCATCTCAGATTAGAGGTCGCGGGATGCTTTTGTTTTCGATCATTTGGTGGGTACCCGATACGATTAACAATATTTTAAACAAGACGCTAATATTAGATTCAAATTACAATGTGGCAATATCCTCCTTAATAATACTAACAACACTCACAATAAGTCTGGTAATAACACGGAGGCATTTGATTGAGACAAAAGGATTATCATTAGAAGCAATTAAAAACAGAATTAATATTGAATAAATAAACGCGGTATTTCAAAAGCTTACTTAAAACGAAATTAAGAAAGAACATACCAATAATAGGCATTTGAAATTGATTAGAATATTAATCTAAAACCCCAAGAACATGAAAAAATCATTATTAATTATCCTAGGTATTTTTCTACTTGCTATCCTATCGAATACCGAACCGTTAAAAAACATAGTGAGTCCGTATATACACACAATAGCCAATTTAACTGCTGCTGGTGGTTTGGTTGCCTTATTTTTTCAGTTTAAACGCGAGAGAGATTTAAACGAAGCCGATTTTATCTTACGGATTAATAATGATTTCATGATGAATGAATCGATGTCTAGAATATATAAGCTTTTAGAAGAATCAAAAGTTGAAGGACAAAAGGAGAATCCTTTTTCTCAAGATGATATCATCGACATGGCTAATTATCTTACCTATTTTGATCCATTTTATTCTTTAATAGAAAGGAAAATTGTCAAAATTGAAAGTATTGATCCTGTTTTAGCATATCGTTTTTATCTGGCAGTCAACAATAAATATATGCAGCAAATGCTAATCTGTTCGAAGGACAAAGAAATCGCATGGGAATCGATTTACAAGTTGTATTCTTATTGGGGTAAATACAGAGAAAATTTAGGAAGAGAAATTTGGCAAAGCAATCATTCCTTATCAAAAAACGACTGCTACAACAAAATTGTAAGAAGTTAACTGAATGCTTCTGCTGGAACTTACTTGTATCGCTTTGCATTTTATAAGCTAAGCCACAGGATAAAATCATGCAGTAGCTAGGGAAGATAAACTTCGCTAGCCTATATCCAACCGCTTACATCCCGAAGATTTAGCCGTACATCGAAAAAAGATTTTTCATCATATCAATCCTTATATATTTGTGCTATCTATAATTTGCATAGATAACATACACTAAATAAATTAAGGAAAAATGAACTTAACACAGGTAAAAAGAATCTTTTTATTAGCAGTTGTGGCCGTTTCGATGCTAGCACAAGCTAATGCACAGGTGAATTACAAAACCCGTGAAGAAATTCCAGAGAAATACAAATGGAACTTTTCTGATATTTATAAAACATGGGATGCTTGGGAAGCTGATTTCGGAGCTATAAAAACTGACATGGAAGAGATCATCTCTTACAAGGGAACTCTTGGAAATAGCTCAAACGATTTATTGAAGCTAATGAAAACCCAAGAGAGTTTAATGAAGAAAGCCTATAAGGTTTATCAATTTGTTTCTTTCCAATCGACTGTAGACTCTCGTAATATGGAATTGCAAGCTAAATTGCAACAAGTTGGACTTTTGTTTGCCAGTTTTGGACCTACAACAGCATGGATTGCACCAGAAATGATTGCGATACCTGAAGCTACCATGAAAGAATGGTTGGCTGAAAACAAAGACTTAAATGTTTACAAGTTTGAATTGTTAGACATGTATCGTATGCAGAAGCATGTATTAGATGAAAAAATGGGACGATTGGTTTCTTTCTTTTCTCAGTCATCGGGTACAGCTGGTAGCGTATTTAAAGCCTTGTCTACAACAGATATCGAATTCCAGGAGATTGAATTGTCAGATGGTAAGAAGGTAAAAGTAACTCCAGGCATGTATTCACATATCACGAGTACTAACTTGAATCAGGAAGATCGTAAGAAAGCTTACGAAGCCTTATATGATGTTTATTACAAGAATAAAAACACTTATGCTGCTATTTACGAAGGTATCATTCAATCGAAATGGGCTAATGCTCGTGCAGCAAATTATGAGTCAAATTTAGATGCATCTCTTGAAGGGAATAACATTCCTAAGGATGTTTATTTGAATCTTATCAATACAGTTAGAGAAAATACGGCTCCTGTGCAGAAATACACAAAACTTCGTAAAAAGATTTTAGGTCTTGAGAAGTATTATGGTTTCGATGGTTCAATGAGCTTAGTTGATTTCCACAAAACATACCCATATGAAGAGGCTGTTGAGATCGTAACAGAATCTGTTCTTCCTTTAGGAAAAGAATATCAAGCTAAACTAGCTAAAGCAACAGCTTCAGGATGGTTAGACGTGTATGAGAACCCGGGTAAGCGCGGTGGTGCTTTTTCTGCCGGAGTATACGGCGTTCACCCATACATGTTATTAAACTACGATGAGACTTTAGAGTATGTATTTACTTTAGCTCACGAGCTTGGTCATACCATGCACACAACTCTATCTAACGAAACTCAGCCTTTCGCAACGCATGGTTATACCATTTTTGTTGCTGAAGTAGCTTCTACTTTCAACGAGCGTTTACTGTTAGATCATATGATGGAGAATACTAAAGATCCTAAGGAGCGTATTGCTTTATTGAATCAAGCTATTCAAGGAATCATTGGAACTTTCTATGCTCAAACGATGTTTGCTGATTTCGAATATCAAGCTCACACAATGATTGAGAAAAATCAGCCGGTTAATGCAGATATCTTCGCAAAGATTTGGGGTGATATTGCACAGAAGTACTATGGTGATGTTTCAGAGAAAACGAAATATTCAAACTACCCTTGGACTCGTATTCCCCACTTCTACAATTCACCTTTCTACGTTTACCAGTATGCAACTTGCTATGCATCATCGGCTAAATTGTACAAGGATGTAACTGAAGGTAAAAAGAAAGATAGAAAAGCGGCTCTTAAGCGCTACACAACTTTATTGCAATCTGGTGGAAACGATTTCCCAATGGAGCAATTGAAAAAAGCTGGTGTTGACTTGTCAAAACCAGAAGCTATTCTAGCGGTAATCAAACAACTTGATGAATTGGTTGACCAATTGGCTATCGAAATTGAAAAGCTTGAAAAATAATTGTCCTTAATTATAAATAGCAAAGGCAGTTCCTTAGGGAACTGCCTTTTTTGCTTCTATGCTTTTCTTTTTTTTTATTTCAGATACGAAAACGCATCTCTATTTTCGACCGTATTGTGTCCCGAACCTTTTATGCCAACTCTAAACATGGCTTTTGCCAAGTCTGTTGACTTTATACTGGCCGATGGTCCCATTAATTTAATCAATGGATAAAGTGTTCGGTACAGGCGATAACTAAAATTAGGTTCGTATCGCTTGCTTACCGGATAAATGTATCCTGGCCGAAAAGTAGAAATGTTATCTAAGTTAGCGAACAGATAGTTTTCAGCCATTCCCTTGTACTTCGCAAAAGATATACGACTTTTTTCTTTTCGATCGGCTCCTGCTCCACTTAAAAAAATCAAATTAGCTTTGGGACTATGCTTTTTCAACATCTTAGTAAAAGCGATGGTAAAATCTACCGTAATCTCTTTAAATTGCTCATCGGGAACTGCTCCTGTGTACACGCCAATGCAAAAATAAACCACATCGATATTTTCAAACGCATTTTCATGATTTGAATAATCTAAAAAATCAGTAATTACAAGTTCATTCAGTTTATCATGTTGTTCACTCCTCTTTTTTCTCACTAAACTGGTCACTTTACTGATTTCCTGAGAATCTAAACAGTATTGCAGAATTAAATCCCCTATCATTCCACTAGCTCCAGTTATTAGTACATTCTTCATGCGTGTTTTATTTCAATTAGATCTTATAATAAGGAAGAATCCTAGCTTCTTCATAAAGCTCGTAGCAAGATAAGAAACTAATCTGCCTTTTTATATTCGATTGGCAAAGTTGAATCTTTTGGCTTATATTTAATTCTGCTATTAAACCACATACCAATTATACATTTTCATCCTTTAAAAAGCGAAAAAATGAAACGATTAATTCTTGTATTTGCAGTAATTGCGATGTGCACGCATGCTTTTGCACAAGATGTAAGCCAAGACAAAGAGGCTATCAAGAAAGTAATTCAAACAGCTTATGTAGATGGATTACAGAATGAAGGCGATATGGATAAAATTGATTCTGGAATTCACCCAGACTTCAACCTACTGGGAATTGGTGAAAATAACAACATGTGGAAGCTTCCTATTGACAAATGGAAAGAACAAACAGCAAAGAAAAAGGCCGATGGTAAATTTCCTAGAACTGGAGATAAATTGGTAAGTGTAAAATTTGAATCTATTGATATTACAGGAACCGCTGCGGTTGCAAAAATCCAATTCTATGTAGGCAAAAAACTAACTTACGTTGATTACATCTCCCTTTACAAATTCGATAACGGATGGAAAATGGTGAATAAAATCTACTACAAGTTTCCAGATATGAAGTAATTTAATTTAGAAAATGAAAGGCCACTGCGAAATTGAATTGCAGTGGCCTTTTAATTTCTAGATCTACATTAATTTGGAATGAGGAACACAGAGAAAAACATTTAACCACAAAGGTAAACGAAGGATATCACAAAGAACACAAAGGAAATTAATTCCACGATACAATAAAACATTTACCACAGAGGCACAGAGGAACACAGAGAAAAACATTTAACCACAAAGGTAAACGAAGGATATCACAAAGAACACAAAGGAAATTAATTCCACAATACAATAAAACATTTACCACAGAGGCACAGAGGAACACAGAGAAAAATTTTAAACACCAAGGTAAACGAAGGATATCACAAAGAACACAAAGGAAATTAATTCCACAATACAATAAAACATTTACCACAGAGGCACCGAGGAACACAGAGAAAAATTTTAACCACAAAGGCAAACAAAGGATCTCACAAAGAACACAAAGGAAATTAATTCCACAATACAATAAAACATCTACCACAGAGGCACCGAGGAACACAGAGAAAAATTTTAAACACCAAGGTAAACGAAGGATCTCACGAAGTAAATGAATTGCAAGATTCATTAAAAACATTTACCACAGAGTTACACCGAGAAAAAATATTTAACCACAAAGGCAAACAAAGGATCTCAAAAAGACAAAAAGAAAAATAATTGCACGATACAATAAAACATTTACCACAGTGTTACACAGAGAAAGGCCACTACAAATTGAATTGCAGTGACCTTTTCATTAGCCTAAAATAAGATTCAGAGGCTTATTTTTTTGCCTCCTGAAGTGCCTTGTTTTCCTCAAGAATACGTGCTTTTTGATGTCCATTCAAGCCATGCTTGTAATAATGTTCAGGTTTATAATAAATATGATTTTGCTTCATTCCCTCCTCATGCACATCCTGGCTCAAATCACAATCAAAACGCAATAATACCGCATGGTTTTCTTTCCATGTTGTAACCGTTGTTAAATGTGAAATTCCCCAAGTAATTCCTCTTCCATCTTTTGTGTCGGTAAAAGCATCTGGAATAAATGGACCTCCAGCATTAGGCATCAACGAAACGATTGAAGCAATGTTAAAATTTACTCCATCTTTGGCATACTGAATGGTATTGTGCTCGTTACCATCACGAATTACCAAAGCTGCAATCCCCTCTTTAAATGGAAAGAGTGTGGTTTCGTGTCCTGAGTTAATTACCGGATTTAGCGAACATTTTGTAAATGGTCCCAATGGATTATCTGCCGTTGCTAAACCTTGCATACGAATCAAATTTGGCTTTCCATTCGCATCCGACTTGTAATACAAATAGATTTTCCCTTTGTACACCAATGGATATGGATCGTGAATAGAATACTGATCCCACGCTCCTGCTGCTCCGTTTGGAATCACAATTTTATTGTAAGGAGTCCATGGCCCATCAGGCGAATTTGCGTAAGAAACTGCAACTGGGCAATCGTCACCACGTTTGCCACTAGCTTGCATAAAACCTTGATAATACAAGTAATATTTGCCTTTCCATTCCAAAATATCTGTTGTTGAAACCGATCTCCATCCTACATGAGGTTTCGGTGGACGAGGTACAGCAACACCTTGCTCTTCCCAAGTAAAACCATCTTCACTAGTTGCATACCAAATTTCACACAAATCCCAATCGCTCGATGGAATGGTATCATTACACTTCGCTGCTCCTTGAGGCGGCGTTGGCGTATTACGATACGTATACCAAACGTAATACTTTCCATTGGCAAAAATTACCTTAGAAGGATCTCGACGAGAAATAGTACCATTGTGATTGTTGTAATCAAAACCTTTTAGCTCGGTATATTTGAATTGTGTATAAAGTTCATTGCCCTGAGGGATTGGTGCCATATACGCATCGTAGTTACGCTCCATTGCGGCACTTAAGGCTCGTTTTGGCTTCTCTTTCGGAAGTTTAAAAGGAAACGCATCCTCCGAAGAATAAACAGCCCTATCAGAATCATCATGACGAGCACTTTGTTTTGAATCATTACATCCCGACAAGGCAATTACAATACCTGCAAGAAATAGAAAATATTTTTTCATAGCGATCTAATTATTTAATTGAAAGTTGAATGGTATTACTCTTAATATCTTCTGATGAAGCTGAAATTTCAGCAGAGCCTGTTTTGGTTGTTGACTGAACAATCATCATGCAACGGCCTTTGTGACTTGTAACACTGTTCGATTGATAATCTTCTGTATTTCTAGCAGAACCATTATCAACGCCCAACAATTTAACATCTCCTTCTATCTCAAAAGTAATTTTTGCATTCTCAGCAATCACAGGATTATTATCCTTATCGAAAAGCTGAGCAAAAATATGAGCTACTTCGTATCCATCCGCAGTTAACCTTGTTTTATCAACAGTTAGTTTAATGCTTACCGGCGCAGATGATGTCGCAATTTGACTAGAGGTATCTTTGCCATCTGTAACACCTTTTGCTACTAATTTTCCTTCTTGAAAAGGAACAAACCATTTGTAAATACGATCTTCAAAATCTATCAGATTTTTAGAACCTAAAGATTTTCCATTTAGGAATAACTCAACCTTTGGGCAATTTGAAATTACTTCAACAATTACATCTTGTCCTTTCTTATAATTCCAGTGTTCTTCTACAGGATACCACACCCAAGTACGTTTTTGCCATTTCCCTGTTTTTTTCTCGACAATCTTCTTATTTAGCAGTTTGTATTCAGATTTTTTAAGTGTGTTAGAACTGATATAGATATGAGCATCATCTTGCCAAAGTGTTTTGTACATATGGAAGTTAGGTTTTTCGAAACCAGCCAAATCGAGCAATCCACTTTCGGTAGCTTTGCGTGGCCATTGTCCGTTCGATTCCCCTAAATAATCCGTTCCAGTCCAAAGAAAAGTACCAGAAACAGAAGGACGTTCCTGAATGGCCTTCCACTCGTGCCATTGTCCTAAATTTTCAGTTCCCATTACAATTTTATCTGGATAGTTCTTTCTTGCATAATCATACATTACACGACGGTAACTAAAGCCAACAATATCCAAGGCATCGGCATAACCTGTTTCAAAACTTGCCGATGGAAGGATACAATTTGCAATTACTGGGCGGCTCGTATCCAACTCTTTTGTCAATGAAGCTAATTTTTGAGCTGTTGCGCCAATGTTATGATCTTTTGCAGAAAGACTATTGTATACTGAACGTATTTTTTCTGTTGAAAAAGGAGGTTGAGACCAGAAATATCCACCTTGCCAATCCATATTATTAAAAAATCCTGTAGCTATTTTATTTCGAGGGTAAGTCCATTCAATTTCGTTACCAATACTCCACTGAAAAACAGATGGATGGTTGCGATGAGCCAAGATGGTATTCTTTAAATCAAATTCAGCCCATTCTTGAAAATGCTCTGTATATCCACGAGTAATGTAATCATCATGACGCTCATTCATGTTTAAGCGTTTGTCTTTTGGATAGTCCCACTCATCGAAAAATTCATCTTGAACCAAAAATCCCATTTCATCACATAACTCTAGCAACTCTTCGGATGCTGGATTGTGCGAAATACGTAAGGCATTACATCCTCCATCTTTCAAGATCTCTAAACGACGTCTCCAAACACCTTTAGGAACTGCGGCGCCAACCAAACCACCATCGTGATGCTGACATACGCCTTTAATTTTCATATTTACACCATTCAAAAAGAAACCTTCTTTCTTATCAAAACGGATCGAGCGAATACCAAAAGTCGTTTTATAGGAATCTATTGTTTGATCTAACTGTACAATTTTTGTTACGGCTTGATATAAATTAGGAGAATCAATACTCCACAATTCAGGTTTTTCAATTGAAACAGATTGCATTAAAGTCGTTTCTCCTTTCTTTAGTTTCAATACATTTGAAACAGCTTCGCCAACTTTAACTCCTGCAGGGTTAAAAAACGCAGTACTAACTATGCAAGATTGCATCTCATCATACTCATTTGATACTTTTACATCAATAGAAACTGTCGCTTCATCTTTAGATACCTTAGGAGTCCTTACAAAAGTTCCCCAAATTGGAATGTGTAGCTTGTTGACCGTAATTAACTTTACATTCCTATAAATTCCCGATCCGCTATACCATCGACTATCCGCATATCTTGTATGATCAACCTTTACAGCAATTACATTGTCTTTTCCAGACTCGTTCAAATAGGGAGTTAAATTGAAATAAAAAGGGGTATAACCATTAGGGTGATTGCCTAATTTATTCCCATTAAGCCATATTTCAGAGTTATTATAGATGCCATCAAATAAAATATAGGTTGATTCGTTCGTTTTGGCATCTATCGAAAAATGCTTTCGATACCATCCTAATCCTCCTGGAAGATACCCAGTACAACCTTCTCCATTAATTGAATCAAAAGGGAATTCAATACTCCAATCGTGCGGTAAATCTACGGTACGCCATGATGCATCATCTGTGTTTAAGAAATAGGCATCATTGACTTTCTCTAAGGAAAATTTCCATCCAAAATTAAAATCCGATTCTCGGTCTATTTTCTGGACTGATTGGCATGCGCACAAAATGAGAACTGACAATCCTAGAATTAATTTATTAATCATACGGGGAATACTTTTACTTAATTTCATATTACGATTACCCGAAGATGCATCAATAGATGTGCAACACCACAAAAATTACATGGACAAAAACTGAACAATGCCCATTTTAAAAGCTTTTAATACTGAACAAATAAAGTTTTACATTTAAATTTATACCTTTAAAAATGGACAATACACTACTACACTGACTTAACAACAACTCGAAATGACATATAGACTAATCATCCTTCTGTTTCTACTTCAACCATTCATCCTTTTCGGCCAAAAAGACTCAGTAACTACTATTCAGAATCCGAAACAATCAGATGATGTTTTTCTAAATTTAGACAATCGGTATAGCAAAAAATACTCAGAAGAAACAGTGTATGAATTAAAAAATCAATACGCCAAACAAATGGCTAATGGTGATACCTTAAAAGCAATAAACACCATTTCGAAGCTTGGTAACATTTATGCAAATCATGCATCCTATTCCTTAGCTTATCAGCAATTTTGGGATGCTCTTTTATTAGCTGATGAATTGAACGACATAAAAACTACCGCTAGATCCTTAGAAGACCTAGCTTGGCTATACATCTCCTTCAAAAGAAAAGAAGAAGCAATTGAATATTTTCAAATTTCCTTAAAAATAAAGAAACAACTAATTGCAAAAAATGAATTAGCTAAAAAAAATCTAATCCCTAATTATTATGGTCTTACAACACTTTATAGAGAAACGAATGAACCTTTAAAATCAAAAGCTTACCTAGATAGCTGCTTCATGATTCATTACTCAGGAAGAGATTCTAAGCAAGATAAACCGTTCTTACAAGCAGAAGAAAGCTACTATCACTTAAATCAAAATCATGACACTCAAGCTCTTGAAAGCATGCATTCCATTGAGCCATGGTTTATAAAAAATCAACCAGATTATCTGGTAATGCTTTATTCATTTATAGGGGATGCCTACAAAAAAACAAGACAATACGATAAGAGTGAACGCTACTATAAAAGATCTATAGAAATAAGTAAGAATTATAAAAGTCACATGAATTACATCCCAAGAGTGTATGAGCATTTATCGGAGCTTTATATAAACATAGGGAATTATAAAAATGCGCACCAATATTTACTGGAAGCCAAGCGCTTAAATGAACAATTATTTGACAGCAGAAGTGAAAACAACAAAGCCTTATTTGAAATAAATGATGAATTTAGAAAGGTTAAAGAAGCTCAAAATGAATTAATACAAGAACAACGTTTGGCTCAATTAGAACAAGAGGATCGCATTTGGTTTTTACAAAAACTATTGCTGATTGGTACGATCATTTTCATCCTTATTGTGGTAATATTTTACGTTCGATATTTAAAAAGCAGACATCAAACACAACAAAAAATAGCGAGAGAAAAACGGGAGTTAGAAAATAGAAAGAATAGAGAATTGCTTGAACTCAAAAATAAAGAATTAGCCATATCTGCTCTTCAACTTATTGAAAAAGATGAGCTATTAAAACAATTGAAGACCAGTTTAACAAAT contains:
- a CDS encoding NAD-dependent epimerase/dehydratase family protein, with the protein product MKNVLITGASGMIGDLILQYCLDSQEISKVTSLVRKKRSEQHDKLNELVITDFLDYSNHENAFENIDVVYFCIGVYTGAVPDEQFKEITVDFTIAFTKMLKKHSPKANLIFLSGAGADRKEKSRISFAKYKGMAENYLFANLDNISTFRPGYIYPVSKRYEPNFSYRLYRTLYPLIKLMGPSASIKSTDLAKAMFRVGIKGSGHNTVENRDAFSYLK
- the pepF gene encoding oligoendopeptidase F yields the protein MNLTQVKRIFLLAVVAVSMLAQANAQVNYKTREEIPEKYKWNFSDIYKTWDAWEADFGAIKTDMEEIISYKGTLGNSSNDLLKLMKTQESLMKKAYKVYQFVSFQSTVDSRNMELQAKLQQVGLLFASFGPTTAWIAPEMIAIPEATMKEWLAENKDLNVYKFELLDMYRMQKHVLDEKMGRLVSFFSQSSGTAGSVFKALSTTDIEFQEIELSDGKKVKVTPGMYSHITSTNLNQEDRKKAYEALYDVYYKNKNTYAAIYEGIIQSKWANARAANYESNLDASLEGNNIPKDVYLNLINTVRENTAPVQKYTKLRKKILGLEKYYGFDGSMSLVDFHKTYPYEEAVEIVTESVLPLGKEYQAKLAKATASGWLDVYENPGKRGGAFSAGVYGVHPYMLLNYDETLEYVFTLAHELGHTMHTTLSNETQPFATHGYTIFVAEVASTFNERLLLDHMMENTKDPKERIALLNQAIQGIIGTFYAQTMFADFEYQAHTMIEKNQPVNADIFAKIWGDIAQKYYGDVSEKTKYSNYPWTRIPHFYNSPFYVYQYATCYASSAKLYKDVTEGKKKDRKAALKRYTTLLQSGGNDFPMEQLKKAGVDLSKPEAILAVIKQLDELVDQLAIEIEKLEK
- a CDS encoding nuclear transport factor 2 family protein, whose product is MKRLILVFAVIAMCTHAFAQDVSQDKEAIKKVIQTAYVDGLQNEGDMDKIDSGIHPDFNLLGIGENNNMWKLPIDKWKEQTAKKKADGKFPRTGDKLVSVKFESIDITGTAAVAKIQFYVGKKLTYVDYISLYKFDNGWKMVNKIYYKFPDMK
- a CDS encoding MFS transporter, whose protein sequence is MSLKKSVFVLLILSIIPILMGYDSQLSTHYEHLLANQQHPSYYVDIFNFCFSLPASIGLLVGAFAVDKWNVRKFVTIILALLSASSLLLQFLDSYGFLLSQRFVLGFSSGFLLISCKVFITDIADPKHRGKFLFFFLGASTIGFVSFQIFNSYFYEILADFSYASLQIPFIILPLFLFFIIRYLPNNSSVPKNNLYSLKYLFKPKQRVLILIMVLVATLTTFANWNLYFYVSSQIIFEQQNDLLGLLPTFTGIAGTIFGFIFIDIFGRRGLLKFGIIALIICSATNLVVSLITAEPLLIFGFLYLYSFLFSFTILSTGFIIILEYLPSQIRGRGMLLFSIIWWVPDTINNILNKTLILDSNYNVAISSLIILTTLTISLVITRRHLIETKGLSLEAIKNRINIE
- a CDS encoding group I truncated hemoglobin, which produces MEGSLYERLGGTEGITKIANDVVDLHLINPAIATRFENAKMDMPTLKNGAATFFIAGTGGPSVYKGMDMLATHKGLNISDTEFLAVISDMMKALDMNHIDQREKEEVLFVLYSMREDIVAV